The genome window GCGGCGCTGAATTGCAGTGCTCTCCAGATGAGTTCGCGGCGCGCCGTTGCTCGGAACGATGTGGGCATGTGGCGCCCTTGCTCGCCTTTGCTCGTTGCTTGTGTAGATGTTCAATCAGTGTATAGGCTATTCGATTGTCAATCGAACCTCTTCCACTAGACGTCAGCTGCTGATATTTGTTTTGATCTGAGCTTAATGGCGTAATGTGAACACAACTTTGATGGGGATGGTCAAGCTCGTTCTGTCATTCACTGGGGCCATTGGCAACCTGACAATTCAATACATTCAGTCGTGAGCAAGTAAAAGTGTGTTGTCGTGCATTTTATGTCATTGTTGTTTGGAGGCCAAAACCATGCTATCAGTTTGGCTTAATTGTGAATGCTTCAATATAGGAAATGGATCAAGCCAAAAGGTTTAGGGATGGCAGTGAATCAATAAAATGGTGAGACTGAATGGCTAACTAGCTCGAGGAGCACCATATCCACACAGACTCTGAATGGCTAATTAGCTTGAGATGCAACATTTCTGTGCAGGCTCAAGGATTTTTACTCATATCTGACAAAATCATACTTGTTCCCTTGTTCTACCCAAGATCCATTAACTAATTGCACACCCATATCTATGTCATACTTAGATGGAGAAATATCTTGTGCACATCCATATTTGAGGTGATATCTTGATACCTCAGTACATCAGACTTTGGACAGGGAGGGGAGGCTTCAAGTGATTGGTTTATAATAGATGCTTCTCAAACTATAATGTATCAGAGGCTGCAGTTCCATCTGTAAATTCTGCTCCAGCAGTCACTTCTGGAGGCCCATTTAAGCTTCCTAATGGTGTTGGAAAGCCTGCAACTCCTTTAGCTGATTTGCTTGATTTGAGTTCTGATGATGCTCCAGTGACTACCTCAGCCCCTACAACAGCACCTAATGATTTTCTACAGGATCTGTTGGGCATTGGCTTGACTGATTCGTCTCCTATAGGTCTTAGACTAAGTTATTTTGCTTTCTTATTGATTTGCTTCTGCTGCTTGTTGGTTTGCTCACGCAAAGCACGTCATGCTTTATCATTATGTTTATTATTTCTTGGCACATGACACAGTACACATTTGGTTTTATTTTATGCCACTAATGCAACATGCTTATTTCTGAACACATACTCCAAGTTTGGTATTAACTTATGCCAGTAGTGCATACCTTGTTGTTCTATAAATAGGATTAAACATGGTCGAGTGCATCTTGTTTCAGACGGTTAACATCTGTTGATTATACATTTATGCTCTGGTTGTAGCGACATTGTTAGTTGAAATGTTGCTTATGAGTTTGGTCTGGTCTTGTGTCTAGGCGGCGCTCCGTCTACAAGCACTGACATTCTGATGGATCTTCTATCTATTGGTTCATCTTCTATACAAAATGGACCACCAACGGCAAACTTTAGCCTTCCTGGCATAGGTATGTCTGTATAGACAATCTATTTTTTTAGTTTCTGTCATTTCTGCTTATTTATCTGACACCATGCTGCAGAGACTAAATCTGTCGCTGTTACACCTCAAGTTGTGGATCTTCTTGATGGTTTGTCCTCAGGCACATCTCTTCCTGGTCAGTTCTTGATGCTTGATTATCCAAAATATAAGGGAAATTTGCAAATATCCCTAAAAGTCACCGAGTTTGATTTCCCTTCCATATCAAACTCCATGTGACTTGAAAGGCGGCTTTTTTATTTTCCTATTGATTAGTAACCTTCTCCATAATCAATGTATTTAATGTTACTCAGTTTGCCTATTCGCCAGATGAGAACGCAACCTACCCCACAATCACAACATTCCAGAGTCTTATTTGATATGGAAGGGAAATCAAACTCGGTGACTTTTAGGGGTATTTGCAAATTTCCCTTATATTTTGGAGCATTCCATAATCATCTTGTTTATGTTAGGAAATCAAACTCGATGTCCCATATTTGATATGAAAAGGTTTTCTTTGAAATACCAAATTTCACTTGTTATGCACAGTGTCATGCCTGGCAGCTGATTATATTCTCAGCGTGCATGTCATCTCACTTTGCCTGTGCAGCAAGCGTACTGAATCTGATTGATGCATCTTTAGTTAGCTGTAAACTTACAGAGGTAATATGGGAGCGGTGATTTCACTGTTTCGCCCGAATCCATATAAAAGCGAGCTGGACCGGGCCAAAAAACATGCTTTGGGCTGGGCTTCGGGCTTTCTGTATACTGATGGTGCATCGACTGCAAAAGTATGAAGCGAAGCTATGCATGCTGGTTCTGAATTTATCAATAGACATATATGTTTTTTTGTGGGGCTTCATCGTATCCATAATTTCATATCTAAGTATTTACAGTTAGCGGGCCTTCTGCTAATCTTTGCTACAGTAAGCATGTACCTAATATTGTTGGCCATACTGCCTAATTATTCAGTAAAAGCATGCCTGTACATTATGTCTTCAATTTGCTACTCCATACATCTACGTCGACGCCTATATTCAGCCTGATTGGAATTGCTGGCTGATGCAacattgttgctgctgctgatgtAGCTAGACTGCATGTAAGTACTATGCTTTGTAGTACAGAATGAGCTCGATCTGGTGAGTTTTTTTGTTTCAACTAAATAGGAGCTACTTAATCAAGTAAATGGGGATTTTGGATTGTTGTGGTGTTCCTAGAAATTATAATAGATTTCCTATTTTATGTTATAAAATATGGTATTTCAAAGAAAACCTTTTCACACCAGGAAGTATAAGGAAAGGCTCTGTTTTGGAATTAAAATCGTAAGGACATATTTTCACCCCAACATGCATAGTTGTTTATGTTCACATGAGAGGTAGAAACTATAATATTATAAAAATAATAACTAAGGTCTTGGAAAGCTAACTTTGGCATATTGCTAAGTTGCAAATTCTTAGATGCTGGAGCCTTCTTGAATTTTTTAATAATTTACCCGTGTTTATTGCAGATGGATGGATTTGATCAAACAGTGAATGACTGAATGTGAAGGTTGTAATGGCAACTAATAGGGCAGATACTCTAGATCCTACTTTGTTGCGGCCAGGTAGACTTGACAGGAAAGTTGAGTTCCCTCTTCCCGATTGGCGGTAGAAGAGGCTTGTGTTCCAAGTAAGTTGTCTTTTTGTGTGAAACTGTGAACTAATTGATAGGCATTATATTGGGTTCTTGCGAAGTAGCATGACTTGCATATTTATTAATTTACTGAAGTGTTGTATAATATATTGCATTCGCATATGATGAAACTTCCATGGATTGCTTCAGGTATTGCTATTAAGGTCTTTTTCATCTCATGCAAATAACTATTAATTAAGCTGCTCAAATTTCTTTATTTGGTAATTAATTAAAATTTTCAACCATGTCATATTGCATACAAATTGCCAACTTTTTTTTGCACATATGTGCATGCTCAATTGTGATAATGTCACATGGTCTGTCAAGGATTTGCGGTCAATGCAAACTAAATTGTTTTCTTCTTTATATGTTTTGACTTGATTTTTCGTATTTGTCACTGGGATCATTTTTTTCTCAATTGTTTTGCTGGCTACTGTTTGAAATCAGGTATGTACTACTAAGATGAATTTGAGTGACGAGGctaaattggaagattatgtttgCAGACCGGATAAGATCAGTGCTGCTGATGTTGAGTTGGTTTCATGGTACAGACCAAAATTTTTATGCATTTGTTGTTTTCTAACAATTGTATTGCTAGGGTACTTTTGTCCTGCGTTGGCCAAAGCTGTCGAAACTATGAAAAAGGCATAGAAGCTGCTCCTTATAGTAAAGCCATTGTGAGATTCTATTTCAAAATTCGATTATTCTTCTATAACTTTCATGTCTAATTTCTCTGAATTATGACACTTTGTTAAACTTCCTCACTTCAAATGCAAATGGATTTGGTGAGAAGGGTAGACCAACAGTTGGAGAGGAAGGTGTTGTGATGAGCATcatcttgttctgcatcatcactaatcatcttgttatgcacaGTGTCCGATGTGCCTATCTCAGCATTACAGAGTCTTATTCGCAGGGCATTATATACCACAAATCACTGATGTACTTGTCACTCATAACAAgatatcaaagggtttcaagttcaATGTTAAGGGAGTCGTTGTAAGTAAAATTTTGTTGTATGCTAATGTGTTCTGTATTTATAAATTGTAGTGTATACTGACACATTTTGCTATTTTGAAATCAAATTTTCCTTTTGAACTTACTATGCATTCTTTGTCATGTGTTCTTTTGAGGGATGATGTTTATCCATTTCGAATTTACAGGAAATGTGACACGTCTCATTTGGCAATGAAGTGCCCTTTAAATATTCTTCGGGCAAAGCCTTCCCCTAGGAGTGTCACAAGTTGACGATGGGTTAAATTTCGCAATATCACAATATGCTTCTTCTGTCATCCTTTGCTTGAAATTTTATAAGAGCTATATTTTCTCCCTTTGCAATATTCTCACAACATGCTTCTTCCATCACTCTTTGCTTGAAATTTCCAAAATAGGTAATATATTCCCTCTTAAAACTGTGTTGTGGTGTTACTTTCCATAGATTGTATTGACAACTGTTGCTTAGGATGTTTTTTTCTTTTTACATGTCAACCATTTCCTTTTGTGTTACATTGAATATTAGTATACTACATTTTTTGTCACCAAAGAATCTTAAATCTAATTGATTTGCTCAGACACATCATTTCTTCGTACTCTATATCCAAAAAAGTCAAAGATATTTATGATGTTCTATTCATGTCTGCTTGGATTCTCTAGGCAATATTTTTGTCGTTGAATGGTCAAATAACTTATACACTATGTCTTTGAGCATACATCCATTCTAActacattttttttcttttttttcttttgttatCTTGCATGGTTTCTTATTTATGTTTGCTTTAATTTTGTTTTTTTTTGGTGATATGCAGGTGGTTCTTGACAAATTTTCTGGTCGTTCTCGTGGTTTAGGCTTTGTAAATTTTAATGAGAAGCAAGCCATGGAAGATGCTATTGAGGCAACGAATGGACTGTACTTGGACGGGAGCAACATCACTGTCGATAAAGCTCGGCCACATGGACCTGGTAGAGACCGTAATGGTGACCGTTATTATGACTGTGAGCTTGGATCTCGTTATGACCATGGTTGTAACTATGGTGGTCGGTGTGCACTGCGAGGTGGTGGTGACTGCTTCAAGTGTGGGAACCCTATCATTTTGCTAGAGACTACCCATTTGGGGACAATGGGAGAGGGGACAAATATGGTAGTAGGGATGACAGGTATGGTGGCAGTGGAGGTTGTTATGGTTCTGATCGTGGCGGTGACCGATACTCTGGTAATAGTCGAGATGGCGGTAGCTATCGGGGCGACGACCGTTATGGCCTTGATCGATCAGGTCCTTCCTGATGGTCTTAGTTCTTGATCGAGAAGTATGTGCCATCAAGGTATGAAAGTCTATCTACTATTATAAGACTTGTTATTGTGTCTAGAACTTCGTTATTCTGTAGTTAGAGTCGACATGTATCATGAGAAATCAGTTGCTTTGTTGTAGACAATATTACTGCCTTGTTTATTAGCGTTTCCTGCTTGCTAGGCATATTACTTGGTCATAGTGCTTGGTGCTTGGATCCTGCATGTTTACTTGACATGCTATTTGGTTGTTAAAATATGGATTTTGTCACTATGTTTAACGATCCTGGTCCTAATTAAGCTTATGCATGTGATACGAGATTGGATGGCAAGTTAGTGTTTGCATTTGTGTTCTTTTTTGGGAAGCAATGGGTTAACTATTATAATCTGCTTGAACACACCTAcaactacaagaaaaatatgtgtcTTGTTACCTCTTCTGAAAGCAAGTGATGAATCATCCATTGGAGAAAATGATGATAATGTTATTATTTATTAGCAGCATTTTAATTGCCCTTCATCATCCACATTTGTCTTGATTTAGTTAGCCTTTTTCTTAGTTCAACTTATATTAAGTTACTTTTACTGTTCGTGCTAGCCAATTGAGTTTTTGTACTAAAAAAGTATGTTACATTAGCTGCTTCAGATTCCTTTTCTTCGGATTTAAACATGTTGATTTATACTGAAAGTGCTCCTGTCTCCAACTTGTTTCTCTCAGTTGTGTGTTGTATCCAACTTTTACtggttttaaaataataaatatgGCAAATGACTTTTCTAAATCAAGTGGTAATTTCTCGGGTGTGGCGACAACAAAAATAAAAACTTGATATTGTCTTGTTTATTGCAGGCCTTGAAAGTTCGTAAGCTTGACCCTACATTGTTTCCAAACGGCCAAACTGGTGCCTTAACTGGCTTCACCTAGGTGATGGAAAGAAGGCTTTGCTTGTTATAGAATGTATCTGCACCTGAATTCGGGTAAGGCCTGCTACCGGCAAGGAGCTGCCATGATGTTTTTGGAGATGTAATGACAAAAGATTACATACAGTTTAACATTGAGAATCCTATATATGTAATTGTTCTTTCTCAGATCTGTGTTGTACATTTCAAAGTAGAGCTATGATGAGTTGTTAAATATTGTAAGTTTATCATGTAAACAGTTGTAAATTCTTTGCTATATGATTTATAGaaaccgtagcaacgcacgggcacatacctagtgtATACCTATACTCCGATACCACTGCACCCTCTCAGGTACGGCCTGGTCCTAGCCTTAACTGACGGACAAGGACGCCGTTGCGAGCACTTGCTAGAGTATCCGGCGTGCCACGGTACGGCTACGGGGACACACCAGTACACCACCAAGGCACCCGCCCGCGCAGGACCACTCGAAGCGTTCGATTTTCTTTTTGCATTTtaaactttttttaaaaaaatatatatatttagaaCTTTGGACGACGTAATATCAACTTGACACTGGCAGGCAGTAGTACTGGGTGCTGCTTCAGGGAGGCAGGTGGCCTATGCCCTGCCCTGTCTGGCTGTCTCCATCCGTCTGTTGCTAGGCATGGTCCGCGTGATGTACGGCGCCagattttgtttttgtttttttgaCAAAACTAAGGGCCAGGTCCCTGCTAAGTTAATCTCTATATGGGTTTGAGATAGTTCATCATTCAAAAAAAGTAAATTTAGATACGGCAGCTCTGTCAGTGGCAGCTCTGTTAGTGGATCCGAGGTGTACTAATAGAGAGGTTTTGAGGATGGTTAGCGTATAAAAATAGGAACAAGGCGATCTCGTGGTTTTCTGGAAAGGTAGTACATAATAAGGTCCTTTATTTACCTtttttgtatatatatatagtctTTAACACAAATAGGCATGGAGATTACAGATAACTCAACCAAAGCCCAAAGGAAATACTCCTACTACGTAGCAGGCAGTAGTCGCACGAAACAGTCTGCCACATCTTCATCACATCCAGCGCCCGCCCATGTGGTCGCGCGCTGGCTTAACCAGAGATCTCGACGCTCTTCACCTCGGCCTCGGGTTTCTTGACCTCGGCCCTAGGCACGGTGACCGTGAGCACGCCGTTCTCCAGCCCGGCTTACAACTGTTCCTGTTGGATCTTTTATAGGCTTGGACCATTTATTAAATAAACTCTATGTTGTGTaatattgaagaatactaatAGTATCATATTGAAAGTCTAAGGATCTTTTGACTTAACTTACATGGTGGGAATTATTCtacttaatttgagaagtcaagaaatagaCAAAGCCGTGCCACGCGCGCGCGTCGCCGCCGGCCGGACTCGAGCGTGGCGTGTTAATTTTTTAGCACTTCGGGCGtggtgtgttaatttttagcactcattaaccgcgGGTGTTTCAACTTCGTGTTAAACCTTTCAGTTCAGTTGCATGTGAGACCCTTGTCCTTAAGCTGCATGCGCGCCGCAAGTGTGGGTGTTTCCATCTCGTAGCTCTGCGCTCACAGagaggcgagagggcaggtgcctccgaagaccttgcacgggggatcggcaattaggttttggggggagcgtctacgcgactgcccaaaacatcttcttcttctgGCGACTGGCGACATAACAagagaagctggacaaggatctggatcctcggagcgcatggcagGGTATGATCAGTACAGCTCCTTACTGTTTTAcgttctgcagattatatatgttgtccATCTTTACTGTTTCGTATGTAGCCATATATTATCCAAACTGTTCTGTCATATCATATCATGATATTTCTAATGTTTGTTCATATTATTAGAATACCATACCAATCTTTTTTAATTTTACAGTTATGTTGTTTACGTTGGTATCTGTTTATTTGCAACTGTTCAGtcagtttatatgcttattatatttatatgatttatatgttttatgttctcatgactcatattgttatggatatatttgagatcacgatttttatgattaattatttgttatatgttatcattataatgttaatttatgaaattaaaaTGATATAAAAAATGTTCTCCGGCAGCCGGAAGCGCCTCGCGAACCGGCCGCTGCCGCGCTCGACGCGGTGCCAGTGCCAGTGCCACCCGTCGTCCTTAATTGTCCTCCTGCTCCCTGCCGCGCTGCCCGCTGATGACCATCACGTTGCCGCCCTCCACCTTGACCTCCTCTTTTCTTCACGCCAGGGAGGTCGGCCTTGAACACGTGCGCCTCGGGCGTCTCCTTCCAGTCCACGCGTGCGCTGGTGAAGGCGGCGACGTCACGGTCACCCGACGACGCGACGATGGACGGGATGAGGGAGCGGAAGACGGCGCCTCACGAGTCACGAGCGACATTGTCGTGTGTTGGGTGCGTTGTTGAGTGCTGAGCGAGTGAGAGTGAACCTGTGGATGGCTTAAAGACGAGTTCAAGTCAAAACCAAAAAAATGCAGCAGCGCTAGCGAGCATGCAAAAGAGGTAAACATACATGCCATCATTTGCAATTCTGTATGAATTGAGAACATTGAAAAAGGTTCCCAAGAAATCGTCCGAAACGTAGAGCTCTAATAGATAACAATGACAGTATCAACAAAGCAAACAACACGGTCGTTGTAGTATAGTGGTGAGTATTCCCGCCTGTCACGCGGGTGACCCGGGTTCGATCCCCGGCAACGGCGATTTTTTTAATAAGTCTTTTTTTACTTTTTTGTAAATTAATTATTTAACGGGGCTCCGGTTTTGTGTACGATGTCGATTCTTGTCTCTTTGCCTACACTTTTCATGGACTGGGCATGTCCGCTAGTGGGCTGCCGATTCGCTGAGCATTGGCGCACATAGGAAGCCGAGGCACGCTGAAAAGAAAACATTGGCCGTTCCATCGTCATAATTAATAACAAAAAAATTGGGTACAGTATGCATGGGGCTCCAGTGCGTATTTATCATCCTTTTGGTTGCTGGAAAAACATAAAAACTTTACTTCACGTTTGATTTTGTAAAAAAAAACTGTACAAAAGAAAAAACAACATCCCACTCGAACCTCGTGTGTTTGGTGCCATGTGTTTCTTCTGCAGTGCATGCAGACACCTGTTAGTGCTAATTTGGGAATACTATTTTTCAAGGGTTTTTCATTTTTCTAAGAGAAATTAGTTAATTTTCTAATCCCATAAAAAATAATGTTGACAAACTAGCTCTCACTACAAAATTCTAGTGTTTTTTTATTCCTCTCCCTTGCATATGCATTTCTATCCTATTCAGGCTAGTTTGATAACCCCATAAACAAACATGCTGACATTTTACTAAGTTCTAGCTAACCGAATCGAAGTATTGTATACTTAACGTCGATCTCCTCAAAGCATGGAGGCGTCGGAAAAAGAATAAGATAAGACCCTGTTTGTTTCGGATTATAATATctatagattatataattcagCGCAAATAATCCAACAGATAAACAAACACCTAGATTATtagttcagattatataatctaaagcctagattatgataatctcataatctcctcaagagtagcttatttgagattattttggtAAAAGACTCACTACTCATGGTTATataaatagaaattacaatatatgtgggggacagatatcccccgggtccactagaaggataaaagacctcacgaaaagcccaagggcctgatagatcgtaaggtcactccttcatgggcctggggaggaacaatcagtaaagcagatcGACGTAAGGCCGGGTCGGTGCAAGCCCGGATGGCTCCACAACGTCGAGCAAGTGACCACAACAGAAGATccaactttcccgcgctggagccccgtacaacggaaccaggcAAGGATAAGTCGGgaaaatcataggaagataggctcaaacagttcactatcttttaggtgcacattgttatcatatcagcttgtattgcctcacggtcgaatatataaggcctagggggcaccccttcaagacgatcgaactcactactcagccacccaccccaGTTTTCCACGTTCTAGCTTTAGGGAACTCCTTTGTAACCCATCacataaagcatactcgccaggacgtagggtgttacgcatctcaaagcggcctgaacctATAAACACTGTCCATcgttcctcgtgcatctggcacgaaccatttagctacagtcggtgacaccgtcctactcctaaaacaccttgaggggcaaccccgggtgtgcggtcggacccaaaacaccgacagctggcgcgccaggtagggggtgtgtcgacgatctaagctagctcaatggccgtcaccttccacagcaagatcaccctccgccccgggtctgtgttctgctttggaacaatctcatccgtggcagacgaagaaggaactctacatcgcatcgcagatccgccaaagaagaaatctcctccaacaaactccgagaatgtcggagtaaggaaggaaaaagcgcaacctccagcgctccgaaaagaGAGCACCTTCAGCAAGCCAGGGACCGAGGGCCcgttgacccggagaactccacagtCTACtttcccgacgaaagaatggacacagatcgcaagaaagaaagagactgggaggaagcaagttgtcctttccgtgcctccgccctcaaaggagaatggaaagaagatcgccacgacagccgcaccattctaccccgacgttcttttcatcggaagagtggagtcgccccccgtatccgacgatgagccgaccgcacccggagaagaaccacctcagcgggagtcCCGTCGACGAAGAAATCAGCGCCAAAACGTCCGACGACATCACCAAGCCGGAgagcgggatccggagcagcctgtctcacgggatgaggtctcagagataggagaaactccggaggaacgcgtcttcagagaacgaaggaactccagaCGACGCGATCGCCGACGagttcaggagcaagccgagcaggatGCGAGGCAACGCCGGGAAAATCCACTTTTCGGGcataacctgaatcccgacttcgcccaagccatg of Zea mays cultivar B73 chromosome 8, Zm-B73-REFERENCE-NAM-5.0, whole genome shotgun sequence contains these proteins:
- the LOC103636757 gene encoding LOW QUALITY PROTEIN: RNA-binding protein CP29B, chloroplastic (The sequence of the model RefSeq protein was modified relative to this genomic sequence to represent the inferred CDS: inserted 1 base in 1 codon) — translated: MFASLALRVELAGGAELQCSPDEFAARRCSERCGHVAPLLAFAQAAVPSVNSAPAVTSGGPFKLPNGVGKPATPLADLLDLSSDDAPVTTSAPTTAPNDFLQDLLGIGLTDSSPIGGAPSTSTDILMDLLSIGSSSIQNGPPTANFSLPGIETKSVAVTPQVVDLLDGLSSGTSLPDENATYPTITTFQTSVLNLIDASLVSCKLTEVVLDKFSGRSRGLGFVNFNEKQAMEDAIEATNGLYLDGSNITVDKARPHGPGRDRNGDRYYDCELGSRYDHGCNYGGRCALRGGGDCFKCGNPXHFARDYPFGDNGRGDKYGSRDDRYGGSGGCYGSDRGGDRYSGNSRDGGSYRGDDRYGLDRSGPS